One part of the Mya arenaria isolate MELC-2E11 chromosome 3, ASM2691426v1 genome encodes these proteins:
- the LOC128227706 gene encoding uncharacterized protein LOC128227706 yields the protein MSNSQQWAQRIHNDSKAATEKLMENRKRLKVFRDDPGIIQKNPKGAFDEFLRCMNETVDFCTDMKRKYVPDAKNSGVDPAASREVKRLQEKAQSLEDRLAEALKAKDQALNRLSDIQCRLLKQGNPDIADLSDDNRPTNLGQNFKGLYEDEWTDALTFLTESRKKRISDEKAVETLYKLVQKCKSLCEEGVALQSARVAELVISPDLAGSPISDGQTPSSVNQLPAQALTPNRALNIPMNAAGSNPIRTGFASSMSAATRMRAEDVQTQQFSKTFVVRRDKSIEQQGQGKEKALEGAIKDFCKNVAPLVIEQFNIETLISKINSTQEFPADIFDNKDVIKFLTKCVRLCWLMQSQYPPMMLDFSHKPGDPSNKDILTAYSARGTRIAFIVWPPVNLHKGGPLVSKGYAEGKNP from the exons ATGTCTAATTCACAACAATGGGCGCAACGTATACATAATGACAGCAAAGCAGCTACTGAAAAATTGATGGAAAATCGGAAGAGACTGAAAGTTTTTAGAGATGACCCAGGGATTATACAGAAAAATCCAAAGGGAGCTTTTGACGAATTCCTcagatgtatgaatgaaactgTTGACTTTTGCACCGACATGAAG agaaaatatGTACCAGATGCAAAAAACTCCGGAGTTGACCCGGCAGCATCACGGGAAGTGAAGAGACTGCAGGAAAAGGCGCAGTCCCTCGAGGATCGGCTAGCGGAGGCCCTGAAGGCGAAGGATCAGGCTCTCAATAG ATTAAGTGACATACAGTGTCGTCTGCTGAAACAAGGGAACCCGGACATCGCGGATCTGTCTGACGACAATCGTCCCACGAACCTTGGGCAGAATTTCAAGGGCCTGTATGAAGACGAATGGACGGACGCTTTAACGTTCCTTACAGAAAGTAGAAAGAAGCGCATCTCTGACGAGAAAGCCGTTGAAACACTGTATAAACTGGTccag AAGTGTAAAAGTCTGTGCGAAGAAGGGGTGGCGCTACAGTCGGCCAGGGTCGCAGAGCTTGTCATCAGCCCTGACCTGGCTGGTTCTCCTATATCGGACGGACAG ACACCAAGTTCCGTCAACCAGCTACCAGCGCAAGCATTGACACCAAATCGAGCCCTAAACATTCCGATGAATGCCGCTGGAAGTAATCCT ATAAGGACAGGGTTTGCATCTAGTATGAGCGCAGCCACAAGAATGCGAGCTGAAGACGTTCAAACCCAACAGTTCTCAAAAACGTTTGTGGTGAGAAGGGACAAGTCAATCGAGCAACAAGGCCAGGGGAAGGAAAAGGCA cTTGAGGGAGCAATTAAAGACTTTTGCAAGAATGTAGCCCCCTTGGTCATCGAACAGTTCAATATTGAG ACACTGATTTCGAAAATCAACAGTACACAAGAGTTCCCCGCTGACATCTTCGACAACAAAGACGTGATCAAGTTTTTAACCAAGTGCGTGCGTCTGTGTTGGTTAATGCAATCCCAGTACCCGCCCATGATGCTTGATTTCTCCCACAAACCTGGAGATCCATCCAACAAGGATATTCTGACAGCATATTCTGCCCGCGGAACAAGAATTGCCTTCATTGTATGGCCCCCGGTAAATTTACACAAGGGCGGACCTCTCGTCTCCAAGGGATACGCAGAAGGAAAGAACCCATGA
- the LOC128227703 gene encoding heat shock 70 kDa protein 12A-like yields MSSSSKTKKTISYKLVVAAIDFGSTFSRYAYSMNHDFNENPSKVSTNSDWVAGGQLISHEAPTVLLLNPDRTFKAFGYDAESQYGELAAQDAERDDGKLFHKEHFYFRRFKMKLYKTKNLMRSTEIEDEQGRKMNAIEVFSICIKYLSDEFRKLINKRVTQIKETDIHWVITVPAIWNDASKQFMREAAEKTGLDGSRLTIALEPEAASLFCMHVPVDKMAITGKPAVNKSPQISNFPIGTKYMVVNAGGGTIDISVHEVIDEGHLKELNWASGGAWGGTMVDKAFEDFIIKLFGIKSYEEFKKNHVEDLVDLQRELELKKRSISVSKEGKETLKLPVTLCDVYTELTKKSPQDAIKDNKKFAGKVTYTAGKLRVDCDVMRSWFKECCEKTIDHVSKLLKQPESAGTNTILMVGGFSESMMLQEQMKAAFGDKRLIIPEDAGLAVLKGAVIFGHDPLTIASRIAKCSYGICVYRDFNPSEHPQDKLVRLGSRKKCKDIFARHVKKGDELVVGQAQSTLRYSKLEEDQISLDFDIYTSPEDNPKFVDGTDCTFLGKLEVEVPHEKSRGIGVFVSMIFGGTELTVIAKEEKSGKIKKATFNFLK; encoded by the exons ATGTCTAGCTCATCTAAAACGAAGAAAACCATCTCTTACAAGTTGGTAGTAGCAGCTATCGACTTTGGTTCTACGTTTTCTCGATACGCTTATTCCATGAACCACGATTTTAATGAAAACCCATCTAAAGTGAGCACCAACTCAGACTGGGTGGCTGGGGGACAATTGATTTCTCATGAAGCGCCGACCGTGCTCTTACTGAACCCCGACAGGACGTTTAAGGCGTTTGGATATGACGCGGAAAGTCAATACGGAGAACTTGCGGCGCAGGACGCTGAGAGAGACGATGGAAAATTATTTCACAAAGAGCACTTCTACTTCAGAAGATTCAAGATGaaattgtacaaaacaaaa AATTTAATGAGGAGTACAGAGATTGAAGACGAACAAGGGAGAAAGATGAATGCGATAGAAGTATTTAGCATCTGTATTAAATACTTGTCGGACGAGTTCAGAAAACTAATTAATAAAAG AGTTACGCAGATCAAAGAAACAGACATTCATTGGGTGATAACAGTTCCCGCCATATGGAACGACGCCTCAAAGCAGTTCATGAGGGAAGCTGCAGAGAAG ACCGGCCTTGATGGTAGCCGCCTAACGATAGCATTGGAACCTGAAGCAGCCTCGCTTTTCTGTATGCACGTTCCTGTTGACAAGATGGCAATTACTGGAAAACCTGCTGTCAATAAGTCGCCGCAGATTTCTAATTTTCCGATAGGAACGAAGTATATGGTGGTTAATGCAGGAG GCGGCACAATTGACATCAGCGTCCACGAGGTAATTGACGAAGGTCATCTGAAGGAGCTCAACTGGGCCAGTGGTGGGGCGTGGGGAGGTACTATGGTGGACAAGGCATTCGAGGACttcattattaaactatttG GAATTAAAAGTTACGAAGAATTCAAGAAAAATCATGTTGAGGATTTAGTAGACCTACAGAGGGAACTTGAATTAAAGAAACGAAGTATTTCAGTGAGTAAAGAAGGAAAAGAAACGCTCAAACTCCCTGTGACCCTGTGTGACGTATATACAGAGTTGACGAAGAAGAGTCCACAAGATGCTAtcaaagacaataaaaaatTTGCAGGGAAAGTTACCTATACAGCTGGGAAATTGAGGGTTGACTGTGATGTTATGAGAAGCTGGTTTAAGGAATGTTGTGAAAAGACGATTGACCATGTCAGTAAATTGTTGAAACAACCAGAGAGCGCAGgaacaaacacaattttgatGGTCGGTGGATTTTCCGAGTCTATGATGCTTCAAGAACAAATGAAAGCTGCCTTTGGCGATAAAAGGTTAATCATACCTGAAGATGCTGGATTGGCTGTGCTGAAAGGTGCCGTtatttttggacatgatccGTTGACGATTGCTTCGAGGATTGCCAAATGTTCCTATGGTATTTGCGTGTACCGGGACTTTAACCCTTCCGAGCATCCCCAAGATAAACTTGTACGGCTCGGGAGCAGAAAGAAATGTAAGGATATCTTCGCAAGACATGTGAAAAAAGGGGACGAATTAGTCGTTGGCCAAGCACAATCAACTTTGCGGTATTCGAAACTAGAAGAAGACCAGATATCCCTTGATTTTGACATATATACGTCCCCGGAAGATAACCCAAAGTTTGTTGATGGTACCGACTGCACATTCCTCGGGAAACTCGAGGTAGAAGTTCCGCATGAGAAAAGTAGAGGGATAGGGGTGTTCGTCAGCATGATATTTGGCGGCACAGAACTGACTGTAATAGCGAAGGAGGAGAAAAGTGGAAAAATCAAGAAAGCCACGTttaattttctgaaataa